From Chloracidobacterium sp. N, the proteins below share one genomic window:
- the sctV gene encoding type III secretion system export apparatus subunit SctV, giving the protein MTSLTDQVKSFSGIDFAAALSKNSDLLIAAGMIVLIGTIIVPVPTFILSILIVVNITISLAVMMVSLYISSPLQLSTYPTILLLTTLFRLALSISCTRSILTKGDAGDVIKALGEITAQGNLVVGFVMFIILLVVQFLVVAKGAERVAEVAARFTLDALPGKQMAIDADMRSGLITMDVAKKLRSDLAKESRLYGAMDGAMKFVKGDSIATIIIAVVNIVAGMAIGVLYKGLSPAVAAKKYLILTIGDGLGAIFASIFIAISAGLVVTRVAGDDTDESSNVGADMSAQMLANPKPLLVVSGLLGSLAVVAVLAGSVVALPVLIVAAVVAPVAFSLRKRQQALAAQAAEKKGATAETPESDDIQPSYTVPMAIVTSPELAPYIDPEFPAGAKFREGLTALRNTMYYDTGVLMPQIYVTGNAPLEPFHYVFAVKEVPVAQGVVKPFHFYVNDSVENIRVFGIEGEEVRNPADLRPGAWVPDDYRLLAAVAGLKIWEPSDFLLLHISNILRRHAHEYVGIQEAQALLDFVGRGAPKLVEEVVPKIVSLHLFTDVLQRLVQEGVSIRDVKSILDALAEWGRIEKDPAQLTEYVRASMKRVISFKASGGRGTLFVYLLDPEIEDIVRGSIRRTSTSAFLALDPTISNDILAALRHEIGELPPTAQKPVIVTDMDIRRFVRKLVEVEFPNVSVLSYQELSPDLTIQPIARIALPHGGRLAA; this is encoded by the coding sequence ATGACTTCCCTGACTGACCAGGTGAAAAGCTTCAGCGGCATTGACTTTGCCGCGGCCCTCTCGAAAAACAGCGACCTGCTGATTGCGGCCGGAATGATTGTGCTCATCGGCACGATCATCGTGCCCGTGCCGACCTTCATCCTCTCCATCCTCATCGTGGTCAACATCACCATTTCACTCGCGGTGATGATGGTGTCGCTCTACATTTCGAGTCCGTTGCAGCTTTCGACCTACCCGACCATCCTGCTGCTGACGACGCTGTTCCGGCTGGCGCTGAGCATTTCCTGTACGCGCAGCATCCTGACAAAGGGCGATGCCGGCGATGTCATCAAGGCGCTGGGAGAAATCACGGCCCAGGGCAACCTCGTCGTCGGGTTCGTGATGTTCATCATCCTGCTGGTCGTCCAGTTTCTGGTCGTAGCCAAGGGCGCTGAGCGCGTCGCGGAAGTTGCCGCCCGGTTTACCCTCGATGCGCTGCCCGGCAAGCAGATGGCCATTGACGCCGATATGCGGTCGGGCCTCATCACGATGGATGTCGCCAAAAAGCTCCGCTCAGACTTGGCGAAGGAATCCCGGCTGTACGGTGCGATGGACGGGGCCATGAAGTTCGTCAAGGGCGATTCCATTGCCACCATCATCATTGCCGTCGTCAACATCGTGGCCGGGATGGCGATTGGGGTGCTGTACAAGGGGCTTTCCCCGGCCGTGGCGGCGAAGAAGTACCTCATCCTGACCATTGGTGACGGCCTCGGCGCTATCTTCGCCTCGATCTTCATCGCCATTTCAGCTGGTCTGGTGGTGACGCGCGTCGCCGGCGACGATACCGACGAAAGCAGCAACGTCGGCGCGGACATGAGCGCCCAGATGCTGGCCAATCCCAAACCGCTGCTCGTGGTTTCGGGGCTGTTGGGTTCGCTGGCTGTCGTGGCGGTACTGGCCGGGAGCGTCGTCGCCCTGCCGGTGCTCATCGTGGCGGCGGTGGTGGCGCCGGTGGCGTTCAGTCTGCGCAAGCGCCAGCAGGCGTTGGCGGCGCAGGCGGCCGAGAAGAAAGGGGCAACGGCAGAGACGCCCGAAAGCGACGACATCCAGCCGTCCTACACCGTTCCGATGGCGATTGTCACCAGCCCTGAGCTGGCGCCCTACATTGACCCGGAATTTCCGGCCGGGGCGAAGTTCCGCGAAGGGCTGACGGCGCTGCGCAACACGATGTACTACGACACCGGCGTGCTCATGCCGCAGATTTACGTCACCGGCAACGCCCCGCTCGAACCCTTCCACTATGTGTTTGCCGTCAAGGAAGTACCCGTGGCGCAGGGCGTCGTCAAACCGTTTCACTTCTACGTCAACGATTCGGTGGAGAACATCCGGGTGTTTGGCATTGAGGGCGAGGAAGTGCGCAACCCGGCCGATTTGCGTCCCGGCGCGTGGGTGCCCGATGACTACCGCCTGCTGGCGGCCGTGGCCGGTCTCAAAATCTGGGAGCCGAGCGACTTTCTGCTGCTCCACATCTCGAACATCCTGCGCCGTCACGCGCATGAATACGTGGGCATCCAGGAAGCGCAGGCGCTGCTGGATTTCGTCGGGCGCGGCGCGCCGAAACTGGTGGAGGAAGTCGTCCCGAAGATTGTTTCGCTGCACCTGTTCACGGATGTCCTGCAGCGCCTCGTGCAGGAAGGCGTCTCGATCCGGGATGTGAAGTCCATTCTCGATGCGCTGGCGGAATGGGGACGCATCGAGAAGGACCCGGCGCAACTGACCGAATACGTGCGCGCCTCGATGAAGCGGGTCATTTCCTTCAAGGCTTCCGGCGGGCGCGGGACGCTGTTTGTCTATCTGCTTGACCCGGAAATTGAGGACATCGTACGCGGCTCGATCCGGCGCACCTCGACTTCGGCCTTTCTGGCGCTCGATCCGACGATCAGCAATGACATTCTGGCGGCGCTGCGCCATGAAATCGGCGAGTTGCCACCCACGGCCCAGAAGCCCGTCATCGTGACGGATATGGACATCCGGCGGTTTGTCCGCAAGCTCGTGGAAGTGGAGTTTCCGAACGTCTCGGTGCTTTCCTATCAGGAGTTGTCGCCGGATTTGACCATCCAGCCCATTGCCCGGATTGCCCTGCCGCACGGCGGGCGACTGGCGGCCTAG
- a CDS encoding FHA domain-containing protein, translating to MEVKLIVREVGAPPAAKPLLEDVWRTSVISVGSSPQATLRLTGLGIAAEHVIIFEEDGHITFVNHGDGTRLNGLPVRIGDRRPLTFGDRIHIGNYVITVLDGNSPAARLDDPRATSLLQAATRELFTSGMKFDLDSLLPAAFRPSSLRKSLEIPENASFAQILEAMVAPEDSFRFVIEGGYQPNVSLPLPAGDAEVPLGWEASGLRITLNQQELVTYCALVRKTGERVVLHPVLAEHRLTVNDEPVTEPRALVDRDRIRFASPLTRPLERPLPTLVFRTPATLSMLTDAVATAPLREAEPFLNGEPADLESAGSLETDEASLRQVLEMPAVTEADIRSVAPEALPSAAAPGAPPATGVAPAVTAPAAEAATYYYLGYFTGVELAVMAVGTLLGALLVYVLLETL from the coding sequence ATGGAAGTCAAACTCATCGTGCGTGAGGTGGGCGCACCACCTGCCGCCAAGCCCCTGCTGGAAGATGTCTGGCGCACGAGTGTCATCAGTGTGGGAAGCAGCCCCCAGGCCACCCTGCGGCTGACCGGTCTGGGGATTGCCGCCGAACATGTGATCATCTTCGAGGAAGACGGGCACATCACCTTCGTCAACCATGGCGACGGCACACGCCTCAACGGCCTGCCGGTCCGCATCGGCGACCGGCGGCCGCTGACCTTTGGCGACCGGATACACATCGGCAACTACGTCATCACGGTGCTCGACGGCAACTCCCCGGCGGCCCGACTTGATGACCCCCGGGCCACGAGCCTGCTCCAGGCGGCCACCCGTGAGCTGTTCACGAGTGGCATGAAGTTCGATCTCGACAGCCTGCTGCCGGCGGCATTCCGCCCTTCCAGCCTGCGCAAGTCACTGGAGATTCCCGAAAACGCCAGTTTTGCGCAGATACTCGAAGCCATGGTCGCCCCGGAGGACAGTTTCCGCTTCGTCATCGAGGGGGGCTACCAGCCGAACGTCTCCCTGCCGCTGCCGGCCGGGGATGCGGAAGTCCCGCTGGGATGGGAGGCTTCGGGCCTGCGCATCACGCTCAACCAGCAGGAACTGGTGACGTACTGTGCGCTCGTCCGCAAAACCGGGGAGCGGGTTGTCCTGCATCCGGTGCTGGCCGAGCACCGCCTGACGGTCAACGACGAGCCGGTGACCGAGCCACGCGCCCTCGTTGACCGCGACCGCATCCGGTTTGCCTCGCCGCTGACCCGCCCGCTGGAGCGGCCCCTGCCGACGCTCGTTTTCCGTACGCCAGCCACCCTGTCCATGCTGACCGACGCCGTGGCAACGGCCCCTCTGCGGGAAGCAGAGCCATTTCTGAACGGGGAGCCGGCTGACCTCGAATCTGCCGGCTCGCTGGAGACCGATGAAGCGTCCCTGCGCCAGGTGCTGGAAATGCCGGCCGTGACTGAAGCGGACATCCGTTCCGTGGCGCCCGAAGCGCTGCCATCGGCGGCCGCGCCCGGTGCGCCACCAGCGACCGGAGTTGCACCGGCAGTGACAGCGCCGGCAGCGGAAGCCGCGACGTACTATTATCTGGGTTATTTCACCGGCGTTGAACTGGCGGTCATGGCTGTGGGGACGCTTCTGGGGGCGCTGCTCGTCTATGTGCTTCTTGAAACGCTCTAG
- a CDS encoding tetratricopeptide repeat protein yields MSANGNETPRQQLGITDEDFQRMGEIGAMYYEQGDLKRARTIFEGLVEVDPTSAAAHAALGALYTRTQEDELALASLERAIALDPQMIAPYVNRAEVFLRMERYEEAIADLQRAIDLDPEEKDPGANRARAIALGIHQIVQEAAEQGGDSIQ; encoded by the coding sequence ATGAGTGCCAACGGAAACGAAACGCCACGCCAGCAACTTGGCATTACCGATGAAGACTTCCAACGCATGGGCGAGATTGGCGCCATGTACTACGAGCAAGGCGACCTGAAGCGCGCCCGGACAATTTTCGAGGGTCTGGTTGAAGTCGATCCGACCAGTGCCGCCGCCCATGCCGCACTGGGTGCGCTCTACACCCGGACGCAGGAAGATGAGTTGGCACTCGCCAGCCTCGAACGGGCGATTGCCCTTGACCCGCAGATGATTGCCCCCTACGTCAATCGCGCCGAGGTGTTTCTGCGCATGGAGCGTTACGAAGAGGCCATCGCCGACTTGCAACGCGCCATTGACCTCGACCCGGAAGAAAAGGACCCCGGCGCCAATCGCGCCCGCGCCATTGCGCTGGGCATTCACCAGATTGTGCAGGAAGCTGCCGAGCAGGGCGGCGACAGCATTCAGTAA
- a CDS encoding M14 family metallopeptidase yields MPVKLEPMPPRSGYEAPAAAAARSLVESTAAAPKAFLTHCEKTGYAETGHYAETVRLWQKMAAASPLAKLLTIGKTAEGRPLYVLVASKDKAFTPAAAQATGKPLVFIQNGIHPGEISGKDATSMLLRDILITKRHAALLDSVIILAMPVFNADGHERFSPWHRINQNGPREMGFRATATRLNLNRDYLKADAPEMRAWLRFFTTWKPDFFVDNHVTDGMDHQYDVTLDMPTEQNIWPSVGAWSKDSFLPRLYERLESDGHIVGPYAEPRDPSDWSKGFDVGVIEPRYSTTYVALWHRPALLVETHSLKSHRTQMWAHYDIMVHTLELVGAEGARLRALIRAAEREMAQLGTGYAPQSPLFLAGTWSSAGEAFIYRGVAWREETSVVTGRPVRVYESRPVDIPTRLFRKLKTTAAVPVPLGYLIPAAWTGILDVLAAHGVEMHRLKQPTTVTGETYRLTEPKWAARPFEGRVMLTGVTAKRVRATQTFPAGTVYVPMTQPAARVIFNWLEPEGPDSAVRWGWFNTIFEQKEYAADYVFEPIARELLARNPKLRAEFERRLAADADFAASPRARLQFLYEQTPYYEADKDRYPVVRVIEPLP; encoded by the coding sequence ATGCCTGTCAAACTCGAACCCATGCCGCCCCGCTCCGGCTATGAAGCCCCGGCCGCAGCCGCGGCCCGTTCGCTCGTGGAAAGTACGGCGGCCGCGCCCAAAGCCTTTCTGACGCACTGCGAAAAAACCGGCTATGCCGAAACCGGCCATTACGCCGAAACCGTGCGTCTGTGGCAGAAGATGGCAGCCGCCTCGCCGCTGGCCAAACTGCTGACCATCGGAAAAACGGCCGAAGGACGGCCGCTGTACGTCCTCGTGGCCTCGAAGGACAAAGCCTTCACACCGGCTGCCGCCCAGGCGACGGGCAAACCGCTGGTCTTTATCCAGAACGGCATCCATCCCGGCGAAATTTCAGGCAAGGATGCGACCTCAATGCTGCTGCGCGACATCCTCATCACCAAACGCCATGCAGCGCTGCTCGATTCGGTCATCATCCTCGCCATGCCGGTTTTCAATGCCGACGGGCACGAGCGGTTCAGTCCGTGGCACCGCATCAACCAGAACGGGCCGCGGGAAATGGGCTTTCGCGCCACGGCCACCCGCCTGAACCTCAACCGCGATTACCTCAAAGCCGATGCACCGGAAATGCGCGCCTGGCTGCGGTTTTTCACCACCTGGAAGCCGGATTTCTTTGTGGACAACCACGTGACGGACGGCATGGATCATCAGTACGACGTGACGCTCGACATGCCCACCGAGCAGAACATCTGGCCCTCCGTTGGAGCGTGGTCAAAGGACAGCTTCCTGCCCCGGCTCTATGAAAGGTTGGAGTCCGATGGCCACATTGTCGGCCCCTATGCCGAGCCGCGCGATCCATCCGACTGGTCGAAGGGATTTGATGTCGGCGTCATCGAGCCACGGTATTCGACGACCTATGTTGCGCTGTGGCACCGTCCGGCCCTGCTCGTCGAAACCCACAGCCTCAAGTCGCACCGGACACAGATGTGGGCGCACTACGACATCATGGTGCACACGCTCGAACTGGTGGGTGCGGAAGGGGCGCGGCTGCGCGCGCTCATCCGCGCTGCCGAACGGGAAATGGCGCAGCTCGGCACAGGCTATGCCCCACAATCCCCGCTGTTCCTTGCCGGGACGTGGAGCAGCGCTGGCGAGGCGTTCATCTACCGGGGCGTCGCCTGGCGCGAGGAAACCAGCGTCGTTACCGGGCGGCCCGTGCGCGTGTATGAAAGCCGGCCGGTGGACATCCCCACCCGGCTGTTCAGGAAGCTGAAAACCACGGCGGCGGTTCCCGTGCCGCTCGGCTATCTCATCCCGGCGGCCTGGACGGGCATCCTCGATGTGCTGGCGGCCCACGGCGTTGAAATGCACCGTCTGAAGCAGCCCACGACCGTAACCGGCGAGACCTACCGGTTGACCGAGCCAAAGTGGGCCGCGCGGCCTTTTGAAGGTCGTGTGATGCTGACCGGTGTTACGGCCAAGCGGGTGCGGGCGACACAGACGTTTCCAGCGGGGACGGTTTATGTACCCATGACGCAGCCGGCGGCGCGCGTTATTTTCAACTGGCTCGAACCTGAAGGCCCTGACTCCGCCGTACGTTGGGGGTGGTTCAACACCATCTTTGAGCAGAAGGAATACGCGGCGGATTACGTTTTCGAGCCGATTGCCCGCGAGCTGCTGGCCAGAAACCCGAAACTCAGGGCCGAATTTGAGCGCCGGCTGGCCGCCGACGCCGATTTTGCCGCCAGTCCACGGGCGCGGTTGCAGTTTCTCTACGAGCAGACACCGTACTACGAAGCCGACAAGGACCGCTATCCAGTGGTGCGCGTCATCGAACCGTTGCCGTAG